A segment of the Streptomyces sp. P9-A2 genome:
GGCGGCGACCGTGAACCTCTTCTCGCCGACCGCCGGGACGACGTAGGGCTCGCTGGTGGCGACCTCGGCCGCGAGGTCGGCGCCCTTCATCGGGGGGACTTCCCGGACGCGGGCCAGCAGGGTGGCGTCGTCCGCCGCGGTGCCACCACTGAAGATGCCGACGCGCATGGCGCCCCGCTCGCGCAGGTGGCGGGTGAGCGCGCGGGTGTCGATGCCGCTGATGCCGACGATGCCCTGGGCGGCGAGTTCCTCGTCCAGGGCGCGGCGGGAGCGCCAGTTGGACGGCACGCGCGCGGGGTCGCGCACGACGTAGCCGGCGACCCAGATCCGCCGGGACTCGGGGTCGTCGTCGTTGACGCCGGTGTTGCCGACGTGCGGAGCGGTCATGACCACGACCTGGCGGTGGTAGGACGGGTCGGTGAGGGTCTCCTGGTAGCCGGTCATGCCGGTGGAGAACACGGCTTCGCCGAAGGTCTCCCCCACTGCCCCGTAGGCACGGCCGCGGAAGATCCGGCCGTCCTCGAGGACGAGTACGGCGGGAGTCCTGGCGGCTCCCTTGGTGGAGGTCGTCATCGTGCGCCTTCCGTTTCCGTCTTGTTGATCATGTTGTTCAGGTTCTCGACCCATGCGGTGTGCTCGGCCGCGTGGTCCGAGCGGAAGCCGGAGTCGATCAGCTTGTCGCCGTGCGCCCAGGTCACAACGAGCAGACCGCCCTCGGTGAGGACCTTGCCGGCGATGCCCTTGTCGAGCCGGGCCCCGCGCAGCGCGGCGACGGGGACGAAGAAATCGCTCGCGCCGGGGCGTACGACGTCCAGTCCCGCGTCCGTCAGGGTGAGCTCGGCCCGGCTGCGGGTACCCAGGCCGTGCGCCACGATGCGGTCCAGCCACTGCCCGGCGGTAGTGGAGCCGTGGTAGCGGCCGCTCATCGTCAGTTTCGCCGCACCCGGCGATTCCGGCACAGTGGGCAGCTCGGGCAGGTCGCCCTGGAGGGTGCCGCGCCACTTCCAGCCCTCGCGCATCAGCCAGTAGACGAGCGCGACGAAGAGGGCGAGTCCGACGACCCAGCCGATCCGGGCGGCCCAGTCGGTCACTTCCGCCGATCTCTTCTCGGCGGCCAGCAGGATTACAGGTGTCACGTGAGCTTCCCGTCGATGAGCGTGGCCGTGCCCCGGAGCCAGGTGTGCGTGACACGGCCCGGCAGCGCGCGGCCCTCGTACGGGGTGTTGCGGCTGCGCGAGGCGAAGCCCGCGGGGTCCACGGAACCACGGTATGCCGTGTCGACGAGTGTGAGGTTGGCCGGTTCACCCGCCGAGACGGGGCGGCCGTGGCCTTCGGCCCGTCCGATGCGCGCGGGTGTGAAGGACATCCGGTCGGCGACGCCGGCCCA
Coding sequences within it:
- a CDS encoding PH-like domain-containing protein, producing MTPVILLAAEKRSAEVTDWAARIGWVVGLALFVALVYWLMREGWKWRGTLQGDLPELPTVPESPGAAKLTMSGRYHGSTTAGQWLDRIVAHGLGTRSRAELTLTDAGLDVVRPGASDFFVPVAALRGARLDKGIAGKVLTEGGLLVVTWAHGDKLIDSGFRSDHAAEHTAWVENLNNMINKTETEGAR
- the carA gene encoding glutamine-hydrolyzing carbamoyl-phosphate synthase small subunit yields the protein MTTSTKGAARTPAVLVLEDGRIFRGRAYGAVGETFGEAVFSTGMTGYQETLTDPSYHRQVVVMTAPHVGNTGVNDDDPESRRIWVAGYVVRDPARVPSNWRSRRALDEELAAQGIVGISGIDTRALTRHLRERGAMRVGIFSGGTAADDATLLARVREVPPMKGADLAAEVATSEPYVVPAVGEKRFTVAAVDLGIKGMTAQRMAQRGIEVHVLPAAATVDDVYAVEPDGVFFSNGPGDPATADHPVSVMRAVLERGTPLFGICFGNQILGRALGFGTYKLKYGHRGINQPVQDRTTGKVEITTHNHGFAVDAPLDQVSDTPFGRAEVSHVCLNDNVVEGLRLLDKPAFSVQYHPEAAAGPHDAAYLFDRFVSLMEGQRA